The sequence below is a genomic window from Haematobia irritans isolate KBUSLIRL chromosome 3, ASM5000362v1, whole genome shotgun sequence.
ATCACGTTTGGAGCAATTAGGCGTCGAATCACCCCAGATCTATACAAGACTTCTGCTATCTCTCTTACAGTCGTCAGTTCAAGTAAACGATCCAATTGAATTCAGCAACTTGGAAGTAATTCAAAATTCTGAAGTTCCAACAATTTTAGTATATGAACTTGAACGATATTTAATTGCTATTTAAGAGTGCTCACAACCTGGATCCACCATAGGCGCTAGATACATGTAACTATTGTTATGTATGGGCGTGTTCGATGGTGTGATCTGTGAAACATATCAATTAAATATCCTGTGCAAATTGACATATGCATCGTTAGCAATCTTGTCTTGCAGTGCTaatgtataatttttacacttcTCTCTTGATACCTTAGGCATTTTTCGCTAATCGCAAAGGGGGCCATAGTAAGCGATTTCATCTACCCTCTGATACAGAGACATTGAAGAAATTAAATGCTGTACAATGTTTACGGGAAATTGTTTCAAATGAACAGGAGGTAAGAAAATTGTTGTTGGTGTATGCAATGTTTTCAAACTGCAATGGAAtctatgttttctttttttccacCTTTTGTAGACCGCTGCTATTGAAAGACTCGTAGATGAATTGTGTGAAAAATTGAAGGATATTGAAAAACGAACCCAAGAACTAAACGATGAAGAgcgctttttaattgaaactaattTGAAaatagataccttgccatcaactAGTGAAGGCATAAGAAGCAGTCAACAAATTTCTCAACAACAGCAAGCATCTTCATCAGTCAATTTCAACAACGGCCTAGAGCAGCCTTCACTGTGTAAGAATTTGTCCACATCATCTACGCAGGTTCCAAATGAGGAGAATGTTTTAAACGACACTGACAACGATCCCAAAAAACGATATTTTAGAGCCTTCCCTGCTCTGACAAAGGAAATGGAAGACTCCTTCCGTATATGGCGGCGTAATACAAAATCTTTAACTTGGCCAGTTGTAGGAGGTGTTTCTTCTTCAATCATCGCTAACACAAATCGAGTTGTTAATGAGTCTCTAAGTACAGATAGCACCAGTCTGCACTACACTAATAATTGTTCGGCCGCTGAGAAAGATATTGCGAAAAGAATCAAAGCTGTTGGTGTGGATCATTTGCCATTGTATAATACACAAAAATCTACAGAGTTTAGGTCAGATAATTGCCCCAGTGTGGTTGGAATAAATGCCACTGCTGTTGGAGAGGTTCATGGAGCAGCAGTAGGAGGTGGGGCGTCTAGCGCAAAGAAAAAGTCAAAACGTCGCCGTAATCAAGGTATAAACTCATTAAACCAACAGTCGATCAGTAATTTAAAATAGGTCTTAAAACGCACGTATATAAGTAAAGGCGTTGGAATGGTACATTTTAATTTAGTTGAGGGATTCGAATGACCAGAACAAAACAATTATGTCTGCGGAAATTTATAAGTGCGTCTTATTATGGGCTACACAGGTCTGTTCTGGCAAACTCATTCACAAAAACTTTGTGAATTTCCTTATTTGGCGTATTTTGTGTGTACTAGGTACCTTAAttcccaaaatttggccaaattgaaGTCTCCTTTATTTGATTCCACGAATTGAATATATGGCTTATGACAAAATATGCCCAAGTACACAATATTTAAATGACTTTATTCGTACCAATCAAgccaatttccaaaatttagttTGGATTAAACAGATCATTTTCAAACACTCTGCCCACATTGATTCACCCACGAAAACCTCGAAGTAACAATTTATCATCTGCTACAAACAATTTTGAGTAGCCATACTGTGAGCATAAATTGTGTTGAGAAACTCGCGAAAGTGTTTTGTGGTTTTTTAGGATGATTAAagattatattttaaaattggtCGATACATAGCTCTGAGACTTTTATGTTCGAACGGCCACGCCCATTTGCCACGGGGGCAGTCACACATCATGTTCCGGCGGTTGGTAAATTAATCAGTTTCAATCTAGAAGAGTAAGGAGGAAGAACGAAGTCATTGCGAACAACAAGAAATGCTTCTGCATCGATTCTACTCTATCAACGTAAATATCATATTTAAGACTTACGTGTAAAATTCTTCTACTTTTTCGTCtttgtaagaatttttataaaaacaaaattatgaaaatatggaTTTGTATAGTGCGAACAAACAATGTGGACGTATGAGCAGCAAAGAGGGCTTAGATATTGTTGGTTGGCTCATTTTTATGTAAGGCAAGTTTCTTATCCACTCGTGTCGTCACTGATGTAGGGATGATGCAAATGTACACAAACTGATACATATAAAAGTGATAAGGTGTCTACTCCTGATTTCAGGCGGAGGCGTCTCTGCACTATACCTCTTCCTTCCGTATCTCTTGGTACAAAACAAACGGTCATGTAAGTTTTGTAGATGTAAACACTTCTCTAATGTATGACTGTGTGTCCTTGCCATATAAGACTAGCGTTTCTTTGTCTTCATCCTTTCTACCTGTGAAGTGCTCTGGATATCATTTATTCTTTAATGTATATATCGTTGCTCCGAAACTGTTTAGTTGTTGGCCGTGAGAGGCTGATATTTTAAGGTCCGGTATGTAGCAGAGTGGgtgattttatttcatttttacaagAAATTTACGTAGTATTCATCGTTAGGTAATTATTTGGTATATCTATCCAAGCAACGATATTGcgttcattattttaaacttgtccaaataatttattaatattatatgttttttgttcttttagcaCTCTGTAAAGCGAAACCTATTCAAAATTTGCGAAGCAAACCTACATCTAGTGGAAATACGACAAATACTTGCAGTGCACTGGCATCTGGTGGAAGTGGAAAATTCTATCATCAAAATCATCGCAATACTACTCCTGCTTGGGATACAGATTTCAAAGGGTGCTGGGAAATGGGACCAGATCTAATTAAAGAGTTCTTGGCCCGCCAAAAGGGGACCAATAAACGTAGTCGTAGCAATTCCGATAGCATTGATCATGAGGCAGGAAGTGAATATAAAATGCTTAATGAGATGCCAAAAGATGATGAACTCCTTGGTGGTATAGAAAGACCCCTAATGAAACGCTACATAGATCTAACATTTTGTTGTGAAGACGAAACGACAGAAGATGGTGTTGACTATGTCGATGAAGACTACGATGATGAGAAGACACTGGTATCCATCGATGAAATAGCTGGTAGAGGTGGTGTTTGTGGAGGCAATGGCAATGCCCGACGTTTATATCAGCGTGAAGGCAATCTACAGAAACCCTTTGTCCTTTGCAATATGAACGACGGGGATGCTGTTTTTGATGAGACTTCGGATTCGGTGGACAATTTGGATTTTGCCAATTTTAAAGCCAAATTTAATAGTAGCGTTGAAGCTTTATGGAAGGATGCTGAACCTTCTAACAATATTGACCGAGGTGAAGGTAGCGCTTCCAATAAGAGCAATCCAATTGGGATTTCATCAGCATTCTATGCAAATACTTCGCTTAATGCTCTGGCACCTTTCAAACAGGATTTGTGGAATTTTTGGTCGAATTATAATCAACATCACTATGATCAGATGGCGAAATTCTCCAGCAATAACTCTGCGTCCTCCATGGCGATGACAACAGGGACAACACGTTTAGATGATAGTAGCGCTAGTTCTGGCGCTGGCGCCGACATTGCTAATTCAAGTGATTACTTCTCAATGCCCAGCAATTTGGATGATTTCGATAAGTCTGTGGGTGGAATGCGTCGCGTGAACGAAGCAGGTGCTTCCATGGGTGCCCAAACACCTTCAATCAATGTATTCTTGCAGAATTCCATTTGGTCTTCGTCGGGTGATTGTGTGGATGCTGTTGGTGCTGCAGAGACAGATGAAAGTTTCCTCTATAAAGTGTGGCATTCGAATAAGAAATTGAGTCAACTGGAGGTTGGAAATAATACAAATGATAAGGTAATGTAGTGCTGACTCAATGGGGGATTTGTTTGTTCTTGATGTTTTTTGGTATGACATGTTCTCTGTTTTTATTTTAGATTGCCACCTCACGCGTAGTGGATGCTGATGAAGGAAATGGTTACAGCAACATTAAAGAGTCTGCAGATCATGTGGAAAGTAGTGGTGCTAAGTTAGAATTTCCTCCCTATAGTAGTTTAAAATGGTCAGAGGGAATCAATGCCGGCCCCGCGTACAGTAGTTTGCGTTCTAATCTTTCTAATgtggaaaatttgaataaaaacgaTGGCCACTTCAGCTCATACGGTTCATCCACTGTCACAGCCACTGGTGCCACTTGGGAAGCTCCGACCTATGGACAAAACTCACAACCGGACCTTCAGTCTTGGTGTGCTTCAAATCCCTTATCTTTAACCGAAATGTATGGCAATGATGTTTGCGATAGCATTGCCCAAGATAATGAGGATGCCGAAAATGTTATTGTGGATCCTCCGGTAACACTGCCCAATCACTGTGCTACCaccagtggtttcattgcatacGCTCGTGTCAAACAATGCGGCTTTATTCAACCCCAAAGCAAGCCTTTGCAGCAACACTCTGTTGCTTCTGCACATCTCCCAAGTGACTACTTCCGTGGAGGGGAAGAGGAGAACCTTTTGACTTCGGAGCGAACACATTTCAATCCCATCGAGACCTATGTGGATGGTCATACCTTCAATATAAGCAGTGCCCTAGATTCGGTGGACTTTGAACGAAGCGACAGCGGTTATTTGTGCTATGAGTCAAATGAATATTTAGAATACAAAAGAAACGATATCTATATGGCCGACGAAGAAGTGGCCAATACAAATTTAATGAACTTTGCTGCGACTGCTTCGTCGCAAGTCTCTGATGGCCGCGTTCATGTCGGCAAGGAAACCCCGGAATGCAAGGAAatgtttgtattaaaatttcggTTGAAGCGCTCTGGAGAAATAGCTTGTCAAACGGAGGAAATCGATTTTCAATTAGCGGCGTCAAAGATGACCGCTGATCAACTGCCTCACATTGAGGGAATGGTTGAGATGCCCATGTTTTCAAATACCTCTTTGACACTCAGTAGACAGTCCAATAACGAAGCCATTATGGCGGCTGTTACCAAAGCCGTGGCTGCCGCTGCTAAAGCGGCGGCCGAACAGGGGTTGAATGCTGGCCATAGTTCCCTAGCTTGGATACCTGCCATTCGAACTGATTGCACTCAATCGTGGGTTCAAGATGTCTCCTTGTGTGACGAAGTTGATTTTTGCAGGTCCTCGGCAACCACTGAACAACAATTGAGCCAATTTTGGTCTATGCAAGAAGTAGAGAAACAGTGCCACCAACGCCGTCCGCCTGCAAGTGACTTCCAAAGGGTAGATCTAGAGAGAAGTGATGACAATTCCATGGATAATTCTTCACATACGCTTTGGGGTATGTGTGCTGTTTGCAATAGCAGTGATTATGGGATGTCTTTGCCGGCCAATCGGTTGCTTAGAGATGAACTGCAGTTGGAAGCCGATGAAATTATGAGCGATTTGCGTTATATGCAAGATCTTTATATAGGGGAAGCCGACGATGATGGTGTAGCTGAGCAACACACAGGTCATGGTTATGATGGTGATGATACACAGAGAAATAGAGAAAATGTGAAAAACTTAGAAAAAGAAATGGAGAAGCATCAACGACCAAGCTATGAAGGAGTTGGGGCAAGTGTAGATAACGCTCAGGCATCCATGCTGCTAAAAGTCAATCAATTGATCGAGGATTTATTAAGACCCGAAGGAAAAACAGGACTGCTGCTGAAAACAAAGTCTGAAGAGAAACCACCAGAGTCATCGGAGTTTGGTGGCGTACAAGAGAAAATTAATGTAGTGAGGGCGGATTGGTCCATGAACATGGACGATGATGCTGTAGACAACTCAAATTCTTGGCATTTTGGTGGTGAAGGTAACACTGATGGCAGCAATGTAAATTTAAGCAATATTTGGCAACAAGGGACCTTCGACAATGCAATGGAAGCTGAAAGAAAACTTGTTTGCATGAAACCCATGAAACTCTTGCGTCAAGTGGGCGGTTCCCTGAACGAAGAAGATGCATATGCCGATAATCTGAAATGGGAACATGAAAATCTAGCGAAAATATGGCAAAGAGATATGCCAAGTGTTGAGTCAACGCCAAACATGCCAATACATCCCCAAGAaccaaaaatttgccaaagcGAAATTCTAAAGAATAAAGTGGTAAGCAGTGGTCAACAAGAAACTCCTCGAGAAATCGTCGAGaagaagaatttgaaaaatctacagaatatGGCAGTAGGTGGTGGTGGTATTGCCACCACCACCTCACCAACAGTCTCGAGTAGTTGTACAGCAGCAACTACAAATAATTCCGCCTCTGTGGCTACATATAAAAGggtccaacattttttgaacagTTCAGCGGCCAAGATAAAACTAGCTGCGAATCGTAAGAGGCGACATTCGGCTTCGCAAAATTTCTATCATCACCATCACCACCAGCAGCATCAAAATTTGCATCTTGTtaatagcaacaacaataacattaCCAACAGTAGCAGAACCACacaaaataataacaacaacaataataatgacAACATAACTGATTTAAATTCTTACAAGAAGACAAACGAAGACGAATTATCCATGAATGTTGAGCCAAAGCAAACAATTATCACCTGCAAATATTGGGCCACCAGCACAAATGGCACTCAAGCCTCAATGGATTCGGCTGCTGCAGCTATGATGCTTTTAGCTGCCGCTGCAAACAAAGACCATGTTGGGGGCATTATGACAGCCACCACCACAACGTCTACTAATTACGACGATACCAATGATGAAGGTATCATGCTGGAGGATGGCACATTTGGTAATACCTTTTCTTGTCTTATCGACAAAAATGCTTCTATATTGAAACATGTAATGATGGCACGACCCTTAACTCgttaaactataaaaaaaacacaatacaagtgaaatatttccaaaaaaatatctatCAAAGAAAAATCAAGAGCATACATTGCAACAAACTAAATTCATTAAAAGAGTGAGAGGGGGAATATGGTAATAAATTATAACGATCCCCACCCATATGAAATATGGAAATGAATTCAAGTTCTAAATTAGGTGAATCCATACTCTTTATCCCCCAAACACATCCCTCTCTCCCTGAGTTACGCGCTTATCGTAAAATTTTACtccttttaaaatttgaaatatttcccaaaaaatGGAGTACAATCTACTTGTgaacaatgtaaaaaaaattctccatgtGCCCCCTAAAAATGAGGATATTAGAAATCATAAAACCTTAAATtcagttttataaaattaatataagttTTATGGGTTTCTTACTCCCTCCCTCGTCTCCCCCTATAACCATACCCATATGTACATTGAAACtattctgttttgtttttgtttaaatgttatatttttctctgtagtaaaaaaaaattaaaaaaaaatctttcaaatcaaaacaa
It includes:
- the LOC142232068 gene encoding uncharacterized protein LOC142232068 — protein: MKYPQLVSPRAVNAISDWLVSRLEQLGVESPQIYTRLLLSLLQSSVQVNDPIEFSNLEAFFANRKGGHSKRFHLPSDTETLKKLNAVQCLREIVSNEQETAAIERLVDELCEKLKDIEKRTQELNDEERFLIETNLKIDTLPSTSEGIRSSQQISQQQQASSSVNFNNGLEQPSLCKNLSTSSTQVPNEENVLNDTDNDPKKRYFRAFPALTKEMEDSFRIWRRNTKSLTWPVVGGVSSSIIANTNRVVNESLSTDSTSLHYTNNCSAAEKDIAKRIKAVGVDHLPLYNTQKSTEFRSDNCPSVVGINATAVGEVHGAAVGGGASSAKKKSKRRRNQALCKAKPIQNLRSKPTSSGNTTNTCSALASGGSGKFYHQNHRNTTPAWDTDFKGCWEMGPDLIKEFLARQKGTNKRSRSNSDSIDHEAGSEYKMLNEMPKDDELLGGIERPLMKRYIDLTFCCEDETTEDGVDYVDEDYDDEKTLVSIDEIAGRGGVCGGNGNARRLYQREGNLQKPFVLCNMNDGDAVFDETSDSVDNLDFANFKAKFNSSVEALWKDAEPSNNIDRGEGSASNKSNPIGISSAFYANTSLNALAPFKQDLWNFWSNYNQHHYDQMAKFSSNNSASSMAMTTGTTRLDDSSASSGAGADIANSSDYFSMPSNLDDFDKSVGGMRRVNEAGASMGAQTPSINVFLQNSIWSSSGDCVDAVGAAETDESFLYKVWHSNKKLSQLEVGNNTNDKIATSRVVDADEGNGYSNIKESADHVESSGAKLEFPPYSSLKWSEGINAGPAYSSLRSNLSNVENLNKNDGHFSSYGSSTVTATGATWEAPTYGQNSQPDLQSWCASNPLSLTEMYGNDVCDSIAQDNEDAENVIVDPPVTLPNHCATTSGFIAYARVKQCGFIQPQSKPLQQHSVASAHLPSDYFRGGEEENLLTSERTHFNPIETYVDGHTFNISSALDSVDFERSDSGYLCYESNEYLEYKRNDIYMADEEVANTNLMNFAATASSQVSDGRVHVGKETPECKEMFVLKFRLKRSGEIACQTEEIDFQLAASKMTADQLPHIEGMVEMPMFSNTSLTLSRQSNNEAIMAAVTKAVAAAAKAAAEQGLNAGHSSLAWIPAIRTDCTQSWVQDVSLCDEVDFCRSSATTEQQLSQFWSMQEVEKQCHQRRPPASDFQRVDLERSDDNSMDNSSHTLWGMCAVCNSSDYGMSLPANRLLRDELQLEADEIMSDLRYMQDLYIGEADDDGVAEQHTGHGYDGDDTQRNRENVKNLEKEMEKHQRPSYEGVGASVDNAQASMLLKVNQLIEDLLRPEGKTGLLLKTKSEEKPPESSEFGGVQEKINVVRADWSMNMDDDAVDNSNSWHFGGEGNTDGSNVNLSNIWQQGTFDNAMEAERKLVCMKPMKLLRQVGGSLNEEDAYADNLKWEHENLAKIWQRDMPSVESTPNMPIHPQEPKICQSEILKNKVVSSGQQETPREIVEKKNLKNLQNMAVGGGGIATTTSPTVSSSCTAATTNNSASVATYKRVQHFLNSSAAKIKLAANRKRRHSASQNFYHHHHHQQHQNLHLVNSNNNNITNSSRTTQNNNNNNNNDNITDLNSYKKTNEDELSMNVEPKQTIITCKYWATSTNGTQASMDSAAAAMMLLAAAANKDHVGGIMTATTTTSTNYDDTNDEGIMLEDGTFGNTFSCLIDKNASILKHVMMARPLTR